In Flavobacterium sp. CBA20B-1, one DNA window encodes the following:
- a CDS encoding Hsp70 family protein, whose protein sequence is MGTINFGIDLGTTNSGIAQFTNGKVTIYKNPVGFSDTLPSIVAYKKGRIFIGDKARELLKTAHLDVFSSFKRKMGTEHLYQIADTQEQKSPVELSAMILKELQSFLPDEKPQAIVITIPASFDTVQSNATKKAGLLAGFQQVVLLQEPIAACLAYANSQEQDQTQEKNWLVYDFGGGTFDVALVKINERELKITDHEGNNFLGGVDLDHLVIEHLFVPKIEQILQEQHLFKKLITKENNFYAKLYYELLYKAEEVKKELSVKEIIHTELEWNDGDHYIDFEISRTQFNEVIAPKVDETIVLIQKLLEDNQKSTNEIERIILVGGTTYIPYIRQHLQEVFGIMVDHSIDPTTAVMAGAAYFAGTKETDPELVTINNSVTENTENRPKKSIDFKLIYEVNTQDSEELLVGQVLSDFDGFYRIIRKDGGFDTGLMTFKNKFSEFVKILPKQKNQFTVSVFNQNQELVYEENNVAINHGIYNISGQPLPNDICLEVDDQFGDTYLERIFKKNDILPLTKTVYKTTSKNFSVEANDKLIINILEGKSATLPASNMSIGYIEINSKDFPMNLLKGMDIELKFSMSESRDLSVAVYISSIDFEKKEIFNPHTKNINRKKFDEDIDKVLDAIETELSYVDDIDNADPEDIAVLVKFKKIKDELFNIKFDLVEVDEDDQSERIFQLDERKRRALQAYDQIVRFRDVIYEIDLYKNTKAEAESRLDEATPRQKEQFQKIIKSEKVFLESNEKALIKRKTKELDQLCSDIYYQKEESYGNLYYYYKYRDLDDYKDAKKASKLIASGDKAMENNNFKEVKFIIHELYDLLKVKPKDRYEDTNGSLGLK, encoded by the coding sequence ATGGGAACAATTAATTTCGGAATAGATTTAGGAACAACCAATTCGGGTATTGCTCAATTCACAAACGGTAAAGTTACTATTTACAAAAATCCCGTGGGCTTTAGCGATACACTACCTTCTATTGTTGCTTACAAGAAAGGCAGAATATTTATTGGCGACAAAGCCCGAGAGCTTCTAAAAACGGCTCATTTAGATGTGTTTTCGTCTTTCAAACGGAAAATGGGTACCGAACATTTATATCAGATAGCCGATACACAAGAGCAAAAAAGCCCGGTGGAATTATCGGCAATGATTCTTAAAGAGCTGCAAAGTTTTTTGCCCGATGAAAAACCGCAAGCTATTGTGATTACCATTCCGGCTTCTTTCGATACGGTACAATCAAATGCTACAAAAAAAGCCGGATTATTGGCCGGTTTTCAACAAGTGGTTTTGTTGCAAGAACCCATTGCCGCTTGTTTGGCTTATGCCAATTCGCAAGAACAAGATCAAACGCAAGAAAAAAATTGGTTGGTATATGATTTTGGTGGCGGTACTTTTGATGTAGCTTTGGTGAAAATTAACGAACGCGAACTAAAAATAACCGACCATGAAGGCAATAATTTCCTGGGAGGTGTAGATCTAGACCATTTGGTGATTGAACATTTGTTTGTTCCCAAGATTGAACAAATTTTGCAAGAACAACATTTATTCAAAAAATTAATAACCAAAGAAAATAACTTCTATGCAAAATTGTATTACGAATTGCTGTACAAGGCAGAAGAGGTGAAAAAAGAATTGTCTGTGAAGGAAATAATTCATACCGAACTTGAATGGAACGACGGCGACCATTACATTGATTTTGAAATTTCTAGAACGCAATTTAATGAGGTAATTGCTCCGAAAGTTGACGAAACCATTGTATTGATACAAAAACTTTTAGAAGACAATCAAAAAAGTACCAACGAAATAGAACGCATTATTTTGGTGGGCGGCACCACATATATTCCTTACATACGACAACATTTGCAGGAGGTTTTTGGCATTATGGTAGATCATTCTATTGACCCTACAACTGCTGTAATGGCTGGCGCAGCGTATTTTGCCGGTACCAAAGAAACAGACCCCGAGCTTGTAACCATAAACAATTCTGTGACTGAAAACACGGAAAATCGACCAAAAAAATCAATCGATTTTAAATTGATTTATGAAGTAAACACCCAAGACAGTGAAGAACTTTTGGTGGGTCAAGTTTTGAGTGATTTTGATGGATTTTATCGAATCATTAGGAAAGATGGAGGATTTGATACCGGTTTAATGACTTTTAAAAACAAATTTTCTGAATTTGTAAAAATTCTTCCTAAACAAAAAAATCAATTTACGGTTTCGGTTTTCAATCAAAATCAGGAATTAGTTTATGAAGAAAATAATGTAGCTATTAATCACGGAATTTATAACATATCGGGTCAACCTTTGCCCAATGACATTTGTTTAGAAGTCGATGATCAGTTTGGCGACACTTATTTAGAGCGAATTTTCAAGAAAAATGATATTCTGCCGCTTACAAAAACCGTTTATAAAACCACATCGAAAAATTTTAGTGTAGAGGCAAACGATAAATTAATCATCAATATTTTAGAAGGAAAAAGTGCCACATTGCCAGCAAGCAATATGAGTATTGGTTATATTGAAATCAATTCCAAAGATTTTCCGATGAATCTTTTGAAAGGAATGGATATTGAACTGAAATTCAGTATGAGTGAATCGCGCGATCTTTCGGTGGCGGTTTATATCAGTTCGATTGATTTTGAAAAGAAAGAAATTTTTAATCCACACACCAAAAATATCAATAGAAAGAAATTTGATGAAGATATTGATAAGGTTCTTGATGCTATTGAAACCGAATTGAGCTATGTGGATGATATTGATAATGCAGATCCGGAAGATATTGCGGTTTTAGTGAAATTTAAAAAGATAAAAGACGAACTTTTCAATATAAAATTTGATTTGGTTGAGGTGGATGAAGACGACCAATCGGAACGCATTTTTCAGCTGGATGAACGCAAAAGACGTGCTTTGCAAGCATACGATCAAATCGTGCGTTTTCGAGATGTGATTTATGAGATTGATCTGTACAAAAATACAAAAGCCGAAGCGGAAAGTAGATTGGATGAAGCAACTCCTCGTCAAAAAGAACAATTTCAAAAAATCATTAAAAGCGAAAAAGTTTTTCTTGAATCGAACGAAAAAGCGCTTATTAAACGTAAAACGAAAGAGTTGGATCAATTGTGTTCCGATATTTATTATCAAAAAGAAGAATCGTATGGCAACCTGTATTATTATTACAAATACCGCGATTTAGATGATTATAAAGATGCCAAAAAAGCAAGCAAATTAATCGCTTCGGGTGATAAAGCAATGGAAAACAATAATTTTAAAGAAGTGAAATTTATCATCCATGAGTTGTACGACTTGCTAAAAGTGAAACCCAAAGATCGATACGAAGATACCAATGGAAGTTTAGGTTTAAAATAA
- the ccsA gene encoding cytochrome c biogenesis protein CcsA: MSKIISFLSSTRLMAVLFLVFAAVMGIATFIENEYNTDTARILVYNTKWFEAIMLIFVFNFIGNIKRYNLFSKAKWDTLILHLSFILILIGAFVTRYISFEGMMPIREGETENQFYSDKTFVSIWVDGDYQGEPKRKKIEQQRYFSAALNQDNFISNFASNDFKIKDKFDQTPFEVEFKNFIMGAEETIVADKNGKSFLKLVESSHGERHEHFIEEGTQQDIHGMLYTYNKKVEGAVNFFTNESGEMQINTPFSGSYRIMATQATGEVTANTTAPLNYRSLYELGGLVQFVMDRPIIGKRVLKSNGDYKAKGTIDALVLNVRSQGQEKEVTLMGSKGQMGVPQSFKLGDLEFTLFYGSKVYTTPFQVKLNDFIAEKYPGTEKNYSSFESQVTIIDPEKTFDYRIYMNHVLDHKGYRFFQASYQPDEKGTILSVNHDFWGTWITYIGYTLLYIAMLCILFNKNTRFNDLKKKLDKVRSKKAALTILLLFFGFIANAQHAHNKPTAKQIDSLLVKTTVSQEHADLFGTIIIQDAGGRMKPINTFSSELLRKVSKSDHFRGMDSDQVMLSITQFPQLWYHVPIINLKKGNDSIRSVIGIPADAKFATLADFFDDKGNYKLDKYLDEAQRAAVKDQFQKDYINANEKVNLLYSAISGQIMKIFPIPGHENNKWVSYLELNESGMKGMDSIYSKNILPMYTTTLLKSIETKDFKPSDELLTSIINFQKKYGSEVMPSEQKIKTEILYNKYDIFKKLFSYYMYVSALMFIILIVRIFKENIILAVLTKICTILIIGLFALHTFGLIARWYVSGHAPWSDAYESMIFVGWATVLFGLLFGRKSELTIASTAFVASMILMIAHWNWMDPAIGNLQPVLDSYWLMIHVAVIVGSYGPFTLGMILGVVALLLMVFTTKNNKAKMELNLKEITYINEMALTVGLVMLTIGNFLGGQWANESWGRYWGWDPKETWALISIMVYAFVIHMRFVPALRGLWIYNLISVLAFYSILMTYFGVNFYLSGLHSYAKGDQVVTPSFIWISVGSVVLLGSLAFYKYRKYYKK; this comes from the coding sequence ATGAGCAAAATTATCTCCTTTTTGTCATCTACCCGGTTAATGGCCGTTCTTTTCCTTGTTTTTGCAGCTGTAATGGGAATTGCAACTTTTATAGAAAATGAATACAATACAGACACTGCCCGCATTTTGGTTTACAACACCAAATGGTTTGAAGCCATTATGCTAATTTTTGTTTTTAACTTTATTGGAAATATTAAAAGATACAATTTGTTCAGCAAGGCTAAATGGGACACTTTAATTCTGCATTTGTCTTTTATTTTAATCTTAATCGGAGCTTTTGTAACTCGTTATATTAGCTTTGAAGGAATGATGCCGATTCGAGAGGGCGAAACAGAAAATCAATTTTATTCCGACAAAACTTTTGTATCTATTTGGGTTGATGGTGATTATCAAGGTGAACCTAAACGTAAGAAAATTGAGCAGCAACGCTATTTCTCGGCAGCACTTAATCAAGACAATTTCATTAGCAATTTTGCTTCAAATGATTTTAAAATCAAGGATAAATTTGATCAAACACCTTTTGAAGTAGAATTCAAAAACTTTATAATGGGTGCCGAAGAAACAATTGTAGCAGATAAAAACGGAAAAAGTTTTCTGAAATTAGTAGAATCCAGCCATGGAGAACGCCATGAACATTTTATTGAAGAAGGAACCCAACAAGATATCCATGGTATGCTGTACACCTACAACAAAAAGGTAGAAGGCGCCGTAAATTTCTTTACAAACGAAAGCGGTGAAATGCAAATAAACACGCCATTTTCTGGTTCATACCGTATCATGGCCACACAAGCTACTGGCGAAGTTACTGCAAACACTACCGCTCCGTTAAACTATCGTTCCCTATATGAATTGGGTGGTTTGGTACAGTTTGTAATGGATCGGCCAATAATTGGAAAGCGTGTTTTGAAATCGAACGGAGATTATAAGGCAAAAGGCACAATCGATGCTTTGGTTTTAAACGTGCGTTCACAAGGACAAGAAAAAGAGGTTACTTTAATGGGATCGAAAGGACAAATGGGCGTTCCGCAATCTTTTAAATTAGGTGATTTAGAATTCACTTTATTTTATGGATCAAAAGTTTACACCACTCCTTTTCAAGTAAAACTAAACGATTTTATTGCTGAAAAATATCCAGGAACCGAAAAGAATTATTCTTCGTTTGAAAGTCAAGTAACGATTATCGATCCAGAAAAAACATTTGATTACCGCATTTATATGAACCATGTTTTAGACCACAAAGGCTATCGTTTCTTTCAAGCTTCGTATCAACCTGATGAAAAAGGAACAATTCTTTCTGTAAACCACGATTTTTGGGGAACTTGGATTACTTATATTGGCTACACGTTGTTATATATTGCCATGTTGTGTATTTTATTCAACAAAAACACCCGTTTTAACGACCTAAAAAAGAAATTAGACAAAGTTCGCAGTAAAAAAGCTGCACTAACCATTTTATTGCTCTTTTTTGGATTTATTGCAAACGCACAACACGCACACAATAAACCTACTGCAAAACAGATTGATTCGTTATTGGTTAAAACAACCGTTTCACAAGAACATGCCGATTTGTTTGGAACTATTATCATTCAGGATGCAGGCGGACGTATGAAACCCATTAACACCTTTTCATCTGAATTGCTCCGAAAAGTAAGCAAAAGCGATCATTTCCGAGGTATGGATTCTGATCAAGTAATGCTTTCTATCACCCAATTTCCGCAGTTGTGGTACCATGTACCCATTATTAATCTTAAAAAAGGAAACGATAGTATCCGCTCTGTTATTGGAATTCCTGCCGATGCAAAATTTGCAACATTAGCCGATTTTTTTGACGACAAAGGAAACTATAAATTAGATAAATATTTAGATGAAGCCCAAAGAGCCGCTGTAAAAGATCAGTTTCAAAAAGATTACATCAATGCCAATGAAAAAGTAAATCTTTTATATTCGGCAATTAGCGGACAAATCATGAAAATATTTCCAATTCCCGGACACGAAAACAACAAATGGGTTTCGTATTTAGAATTGAATGAATCGGGCATGAAAGGTATGGATTCTATCTATTCAAAAAACATCTTGCCCATGTACACCACCACGCTTTTAAAATCAATCGAAACAAAAGACTTTAAACCGTCAGATGAGCTTTTAACATCCATAATAAACTTCCAAAAAAAATACGGCAGCGAAGTGATGCCAAGCGAACAAAAAATTAAAACCGAAATTTTATATAATAAATACGACATCTTTAAAAAGTTGTTCTCTTATTATATGTATGTTTCAGCGTTAATGTTCATTATCTTAATCGTTCGTATCTTTAAAGAAAATATAATCTTAGCCGTTTTAACAAAAATATGTACCATTTTAATTATAGGGTTATTTGCATTACACACCTTTGGCTTAATTGCCCGTTGGTATGTTTCAGGACATGCACCATGGTCTGATGCTTATGAATCGATGATTTTTGTGGGATGGGCTACGGTTTTATTTGGATTGCTCTTTGGACGAAAATCCGAATTAACCATTGCTTCCACTGCCTTTGTTGCCAGCATGATTTTAATGATTGCACATTGGAATTGGATGGATCCTGCAATTGGAAACCTTCAACCAGTGCTTGATTCTTATTGGTTAATGATTCACGTTGCCGTAATTGTTGGTAGTTATGGACCTTTTACGTTAGGAATGATTTTAGGCGTTGTAGCATTGCTTTTAATGGTTTTCACCACGAAAAACAATAAAGCCAAAATGGAATTAAACCTAAAAGAAATCACTTATATCAATGAAATGGCATTAACAGTTGGTTTGGTGATGCTAACAATAGGAAACTTTTTAGGCGGACAATGGGCAAATGAAAGTTGGGGACGCTATTGGGGCTGGGATCCTAAAGAAACATGGGCATTAATATCAATTATGGTTTATGCTTTTGTGATTCACATGCGCTTTGTTCCAGCATTGCGCGGTTTATGGATTTACAACCTTATATCTGTTTTAGCGTTTTACAGTATTTTAATGACCTATTTTGGAGTAAATTTCTACTTATCAGGCTTGCACTCTTATGCAAAAGGCGATCAAGTAGTAACACCATCATTTATATGGATTTCGGTAGGATCGGTAGTTTTACTTGGTTCACTAGCCTTTTACAAATACAGAAAATACTATAAAAAATAA
- the menD gene encoding 2-succinyl-5-enolpyruvyl-6-hydroxy-3-cyclohexene-1-carboxylic-acid synthase: MNYPEIPLAQSILQLFKAKEIKHIIISPGSRNAPLTIGFTNDSFFTCYSIVDERCAAFFALGIAQQTLQPAAVLCTSGSALLNYYPAVAEAFYSQIPLIVVSADRPTSKIDIGDGQTIRQRNVFENHSLFNANLSDVASVANDELIQNAIAAAKNKKGPVHINVPFEEPLYNLIHAPTYQARVIDIPQAVVDSSDFKKVFSTIENANKIVVLIGAQNPNAISKEHIDYLANLPNVLLLTESNSNVHHARVVANIDTLITTFSEEQIQDFQPDVLLTFGGMIVSKRIKALFRKYPLAFHWHIDELRAYDTFGVLTDHLVSAPNDFIDQMKQKISAKSSSYADFFLETMQRRREKHNEYVASIPFSDLKSFGIIWNHLPQNIQLQISNSAVIRYAQLFETHQSIDVYCNRGTSGIDGSTSTAIGAAVAAQQPVVFLTGDISFFYDSNALWNNYIPKNFKIIIINNSGGGIFRILPGHQENNTFNTFFETEHHLTAEHLSKMYQFDYLTAKNEEELNMALKLLFANDSHPQILEIFTPSKINRDLLRNYFTSIS, from the coding sequence ATGAATTATCCTGAAATACCTTTGGCTCAGAGCATTTTGCAACTTTTTAAGGCAAAGGAAATCAAACATATTATTATATCACCAGGTTCTAGAAACGCACCGCTCACAATTGGGTTTACAAACGATTCTTTTTTCACCTGCTACAGCATTGTAGATGAACGCTGTGCTGCTTTTTTTGCTTTGGGAATTGCTCAGCAAACCCTTCAACCTGCTGCCGTTTTGTGTACATCGGGTTCGGCTTTGCTCAATTATTACCCAGCAGTTGCCGAAGCTTTTTACAGTCAAATTCCTTTGATTGTTGTTTCCGCAGACCGTCCTACTTCAAAAATCGATATTGGCGACGGACAAACCATTCGCCAACGAAATGTTTTTGAAAATCATTCGCTGTTTAATGCCAATTTATCAGACGTAGCTTCCGTGGCAAACGATGAATTGATTCAAAATGCCATAGCTGCTGCTAAAAATAAAAAAGGTCCGGTGCATATCAATGTTCCTTTTGAAGAACCACTTTATAATTTGATACATGCACCAACTTACCAAGCAAGGGTTATTGATATACCGCAAGCTGTGGTAGATTCATCTGATTTCAAAAAAGTTTTTTCAACCATAGAAAATGCAAATAAAATAGTTGTATTAATTGGAGCTCAAAATCCAAACGCAATTTCAAAAGAACATATTGATTACTTAGCCAATTTACCCAATGTATTGCTTTTAACCGAAAGCAATTCCAATGTGCATCATGCGCGTGTTGTGGCCAATATTGATACTTTGATAACTACTTTTTCTGAAGAACAAATTCAGGATTTCCAACCCGATGTTTTACTAACTTTTGGAGGAATGATTGTATCAAAACGAATAAAAGCGTTGTTCAGAAAATATCCACTTGCTTTTCATTGGCATATCGATGAATTAAGAGCTTATGACACTTTTGGTGTTTTAACCGATCATTTGGTAAGTGCTCCCAACGATTTTATTGATCAAATGAAGCAGAAAATTAGTGCAAAAAGTTCTTCGTATGCAGACTTCTTCCTAGAAACAATGCAAAGAAGAAGAGAAAAGCACAACGAATATGTGGCATCTATTCCTTTTTCCGATTTAAAATCGTTTGGTATTATTTGGAACCATTTACCGCAAAATATACAACTGCAAATAAGCAACAGCGCTGTGATAAGGTATGCTCAATTATTTGAAACACACCAAAGTATAGATGTGTATTGCAACCGCGGCACGAGTGGTATTGATGGATCCACATCAACCGCAATTGGGGCAGCAGTTGCCGCACAGCAACCCGTTGTTTTTTTAACGGGTGATATCAGCTTTTTTTACGACAGCAATGCATTATGGAACAATTATATTCCAAAAAATTTTAAAATCATCATCATAAATAATAGCGGTGGTGGCATTTTTAGAATTTTGCCTGGTCATCAAGAAAACAACACTTTTAATACATTTTTCGAAACAGAACATCATTTAACAGCCGAACATTTATCAAAAATGTATCAATTTGATTATCTTACGGCAAAAAATGAAGAAGAATTAAATATGGCATTGAAATTGCTATTCGCTAACGATTCGCATCCACAAATTTTAGAAATTTTTACACCTTCTAAGATTAATCGTGATTTGTTGCGAAATTATTTCACAAGTATCTCTTAA
- a CDS encoding sensor histidine kinase: MNKYRFQFLIVLMSLALLGIILIQLYWISASYQNNDIQFQHLVNQTIGKVADKVKEKERYAFNKKFYEYQTKTGKAPDKKAIKEIFYIEKDNRTNQEIVYSNIISVENIKDFNFGKTFIDSASGSKKDYKNYISSSKTEIYKGKEQPIDGLEAGVHRSLNTQSKPDEVIKKEENVVEFFDIYYNDIVSTYPIEERLDNKVLQSLLKQELANRKLTTNFEYAVFNNGLETSVKSGKFVFNDNNTYSVPILTDLENRSKYQLYISFPQKSKFLVSDLLPFILISLLFTIVIIAAYYSAIRQLITQRQISEIKNDFINNMTHEFKTPIATINLALDAIKNPKIISDEEKVLRYVQMIRDENKRMHAQIENILRISKLEKKELDIPKEKVELTEVLEVAIDHVSLLIEDREGELNTHFNTTRDTVLINPTHFTSVFVNILDNAIKYSPNAPVIDIYTENVKDTIIVRIKDKGAGMSKAATKKIFDKFYREHTGDLHNVKGHGLGLAYVKQIVDDHNAQVYVESEKGKGSTFIIKIPLIN; encoded by the coding sequence ATGAATAAATACAGGTTTCAGTTTTTAATTGTACTAATGAGCTTGGCTTTATTAGGCATCATTTTAATACAACTTTATTGGATTAGTGCAAGCTATCAAAACAATGATATTCAATTTCAGCACTTGGTAAATCAAACCATTGGTAAAGTTGCCGATAAAGTAAAAGAAAAAGAACGATATGCATTTAACAAGAAGTTTTATGAATATCAAACAAAAACTGGAAAAGCACCAGATAAAAAAGCCATAAAGGAGATATTTTATATCGAAAAAGACAATAGAACCAATCAAGAAATTGTTTATTCAAACATCATATCTGTTGAAAATATTAAAGATTTCAACTTTGGGAAAACGTTCATTGACAGTGCCAGCGGATCAAAAAAAGATTATAAAAATTATATAAGCAGTAGCAAAACAGAAATATATAAAGGAAAAGAACAACCTATCGACGGGTTAGAAGCAGGTGTTCACAGGTCTTTAAATACGCAAAGCAAACCCGATGAAGTAATTAAAAAAGAAGAGAATGTTGTAGAGTTTTTTGATATTTATTATAACGATATTGTATCAACCTATCCTATTGAAGAGCGCTTAGACAACAAAGTGTTGCAATCACTATTGAAGCAAGAACTCGCAAATAGGAAACTTACTACCAATTTTGAATATGCTGTTTTTAATAACGGATTAGAAACATCTGTGAAATCTGGTAAATTTGTTTTCAATGATAATAATACCTATTCAGTGCCTATTTTAACCGATTTAGAAAATCGATCAAAATACCAACTGTATATTAGTTTTCCGCAGAAATCAAAATTTTTAGTATCCGATTTATTGCCTTTCATTCTGATATCCTTATTGTTTACAATTGTTATCATTGCGGCCTATTACAGTGCTATTAGACAATTAATCACTCAAAGGCAGATTTCAGAGATAAAGAATGACTTTATCAACAATATGACACACGAGTTTAAAACACCTATTGCAACCATAAACCTTGCATTAGATGCCATTAAAAACCCAAAAATCATAAGCGATGAAGAAAAAGTGTTGCGCTATGTGCAAATGATCCGCGACGAAAACAAACGCATGCACGCACAAATTGAAAACATATTAAGAATATCGAAACTAGAGAAAAAAGAATTAGATATTCCCAAAGAAAAAGTAGAATTAACCGAGGTGCTCGAAGTTGCCATAGACCACGTTTCTTTGTTGATTGAAGACCGCGAAGGCGAATTGAACACGCATTTCAACACCACAAGAGATACCGTTCTTATAAACCCAACACATTTCACAAGCGTTTTTGTAAATATTTTAGACAACGCTATTAAATATTCGCCCAATGCCCCAGTTATTGATATTTATACCGAAAATGTAAAAGACACCATTATCGTACGAATAAAAGACAAAGGAGCAGGAATGAGTAAAGCCGCAACCAAAAAGATTTTTGATAAGTTTTACCGCGAACACACCGGCGATTTGCACAATGTGAAAGGACACGGTTTAGGCTTGGCTTATGTGAAACAAATCGTAGATGACCACAATGCACAAGTTTATGTGGAAAGCGAAAAAGGAAAAGGCAGCACCTTTATTATCAAAATACCATTAATAAATTAA
- a CDS encoding glutathione peroxidase, producing MEQQKSVEPIYQFKVKDITGSDFNLSDLKGKKVLIVNTASKCGLTPQFEQLEALYQKYKDQNFVIIGFPTNDFMSQDPGTNEKIAEFCKLNYGVTFPMMSKIVVKGDNKEPLFEYLTTKAQNGLDDYEVEWNFQKFLINEDGKLAKVISPRTLPNDQEIINWIEGK from the coding sequence ATGGAACAACAAAAAAGTGTAGAACCAATCTATCAATTTAAAGTTAAAGATATCACTGGCAGCGATTTTAACCTGTCCGATTTAAAAGGAAAAAAAGTGCTTATTGTAAACACAGCATCTAAATGCGGATTGACCCCACAGTTTGAACAATTAGAAGCCTTGTATCAAAAATATAAAGATCAAAACTTTGTAATTATTGGTTTTCCAACGAACGATTTTATGAGTCAAGATCCGGGGACTAATGAAAAAATTGCAGAATTTTGTAAGTTGAATTACGGAGTTACTTTTCCAATGATGAGTAAAATTGTAGTAAAAGGCGACAACAAAGAACCTTTGTTTGAATATCTTACCACCAAAGCACAGAATGGTTTAGATGATTATGAGGTGGAATGGAATTTTCAAAAGTTTTTGATTAATGAAGATGGTAAACTAGCAAAAGTGATTAGTCCGCGTACATTGCCAAACGATCAAGAAATAATCAATTGGATTGAAGGAAAATAA
- a CDS encoding response regulator transcription factor, with amino-acid sequence METKNKKILLVEDDPNFGSILKDYLIMNDFEVTLAKNGMEGFEKFKKDTFDLCILDVMMPYKDGFTLAREIRDKNKEIPLIFLTAKTMKEDVLKGYKVGADDYLNKPFDSEVLLMKIKAIMQRKSSEVKAENTKFEFQIGKFNLNSKLRFLTFENEEPIKLSPKENELLKMLALYENDLMPREVALTKIWRDDNYFTSRSMDVYIAKLRKYLKPDENVEILNIHGEGFRLVIKNKE; translated from the coding sequence ATGGAAACAAAGAACAAAAAAATCTTACTAGTAGAAGATGATCCAAATTTCGGATCTATTTTAAAAGATTATTTAATAATGAACGATTTCGAGGTAACTCTTGCCAAAAACGGTATGGAAGGATTCGAAAAATTTAAGAAAGATACATTCGATTTATGCATTCTAGATGTAATGATGCCTTATAAAGACGGTTTTACATTGGCGCGCGAAATTAGAGATAAAAATAAGGAAATTCCGCTTATTTTCTTAACTGCCAAAACAATGAAAGAAGACGTTTTGAAAGGATACAAAGTAGGAGCAGACGATTATTTAAACAAACCATTCGATTCTGAAGTTTTACTAATGAAGATTAAAGCAATTATGCAACGCAAATCATCGGAAGTAAAAGCAGAAAATACCAAATTCGAATTTCAAATCGGAAAGTTTAATTTGAATTCCAAACTTCGCTTTTTAACATTCGAAAACGAAGAACCTATCAAATTGTCACCAAAAGAGAATGAATTGTTGAAAATGTTGGCTCTTTATGAAAACGATTTAATGCCACGCGAAGTAGCCTTAACAAAAATATGGCGCGATGACAATTATTTCACATCAAGAAGTATGGACGTGTATATTGCCAAATTGCGAAAATACTTAAAGCCCGATGAAAATGTAGAGATTTTAAACATCCACGGCGAAGGTTTCCGATTGGTAATTAAAAATAAGGAGTAG
- a CDS encoding DUF4197 domain-containing protein — MKKMIIPIAVVSFMLANCSGLQQVANQLPQILENGSLGQTQIAAGLKEALQQGIDKQVVNLTKTDGFYNNSLVRIGLPSELQKVEKTLRDVGLGSLADEGIKSLNKAASNAVKEATPIFVDAITSMTISDATSILMGNRNAATQYLQKTTKTSLYNKFNPVIKSSFTKVGADKVWSNIITKYNALPMVKKVNPDLTDYVTQQALNGVYTMIEKEEANIRTNVSARSTNLLKSVFAMQDKK, encoded by the coding sequence ATGAAAAAAATGATCATTCCAATCGCAGTTGTTTCATTTATGTTGGCAAACTGCTCGGGCTTACAACAAGTTGCTAATCAACTTCCGCAAATCTTAGAAAATGGTTCGCTAGGACAAACCCAAATTGCTGCTGGTTTAAAAGAAGCTTTACAGCAAGGTATAGACAAACAAGTGGTAAACCTTACCAAAACCGATGGTTTTTATAACAATTCATTGGTGCGTATTGGTTTGCCCAGTGAGTTACAAAAAGTAGAAAAAACCTTGCGTGATGTGGGCTTGGGCAGCCTTGCAGATGAAGGAATTAAATCGTTGAACAAAGCAGCAAGCAACGCCGTTAAAGAAGCAACACCCATTTTTGTAGATGCCATTACCAGCATGACTATTTCTGATGCTACAAGTATTTTAATGGGCAACCGAAATGCAGCTACTCAATATTTGCAAAAAACTACCAAAACATCGCTTTACAACAAATTTAATCCTGTAATTAAATCTTCGTTTACCAAAGTTGGTGCAGATAAAGTATGGAGCAATATCATTACAAAATACAACGCACTACCAATGGTGAAAAAAGTAAATCCCGATTTAACCGATTATGTTACCCAACAAGCATTAAACGGCGTTTACACCATGATTGAAAAAGAAGAAGCAAACATTAGAACAAATGTTTCCGCACGTTCCACAAACCTTCTGAAATCTGTTTTTGCCATGCAAGACAAGAAATAA